One window from the genome of Synechococcus sp. PROS-7-1 encodes:
- a CDS encoding DUF1543 domain-containing protein translates to MTDPPTLFLVVLGGRTATCHVELHDVRWVVGSCIEDTIPALRREWFGLQKGLHVDSYKAITQVDGFAIHLMPSAVALAEPSECDEPGPVDRLWFVNLGGYVRESLQEQHQFGLVVASTQQAAKARAKARWLKGSLQRHKDDLHGIDSVGDIDDCLPIDGLDGWRITLRKQSSALEMDLSPDWFGYWRIDGRTLKPRPDALA, encoded by the coding sequence ATGACCGATCCACCGACCCTCTTTCTTGTCGTCCTTGGAGGACGCACGGCGACGTGCCACGTGGAACTTCACGATGTGCGCTGGGTGGTGGGGTCCTGCATCGAAGACACGATTCCAGCGTTGAGGCGCGAATGGTTCGGTTTGCAAAAAGGACTGCATGTGGACAGCTACAAAGCCATCACCCAGGTGGATGGCTTCGCGATCCATCTGATGCCATCAGCCGTTGCCCTTGCAGAGCCCTCCGAGTGTGATGAGCCCGGTCCAGTGGATCGCTTGTGGTTCGTGAATCTCGGTGGCTACGTGCGGGAGTCGCTTCAGGAGCAGCATCAGTTCGGCCTTGTGGTTGCCAGCACTCAGCAGGCCGCGAAGGCCCGGGCCAAAGCCCGCTGGTTAAAGGGCTCACTGCAGCGTCACAAGGATGATCTGCATGGGATCGACTCAGTTGGCGACATCGATGACTGCTTGCCGATTGACGGCCTCGACGGTTGGCGCATCACATTGCGGAAACAGTCCTCTGCTCTGGAGATGGATCTGAGTCCCGATTGGTTCGGTTACTGGCGCATTGATGGCCGAACACTGAAACCAAGACCGGACGCATTGGCTTAA
- the chrA gene encoding chromate efflux transporter — translation MERVIEVFRQFLLLGCSSFGGPVAHLGYFRERFVQREQWLSDAAYADLVALCQFLPGPASSQVGMGIGLMRAGWPGALAAWIGFTFPSAILLVIASAVLSANPDWLFGGWVQGLKVAAVAVVAQAVLGMQRKLAPDRGRASLMALAAVLVLLVPLAWVQLLALLIGAVTGLTLLTPPDDRALGHELLKVPVRRSVSILLLLVLVGLLMALPWLTAEARPVAIQQVAGFLQAGSLVFGGGHVVLPLLEQSLVPPGWISLDQFLAGYGAAQAVPGPMFSFAAFLGFDLRGGLQGLGGALLALMALFLPAFLLIGGVLPFWSDLGKLQAMRRALKGINAAVVGVLLAALFQPVWLAGIKSSADFSLALVAFLLLVGWKQPAWRVVLVCGLVGGVALSS, via the coding sequence ATGGAGCGAGTGATCGAGGTGTTCCGCCAGTTCCTGCTGCTCGGATGCTCGTCCTTCGGCGGACCGGTAGCCCACCTCGGCTATTTCCGTGAGCGGTTCGTGCAACGGGAGCAGTGGCTCAGCGACGCGGCCTATGCCGACCTCGTGGCCCTTTGCCAGTTTCTGCCTGGCCCTGCCAGTTCCCAGGTTGGGATGGGCATTGGCTTGATGCGCGCGGGGTGGCCCGGCGCCTTGGCAGCATGGATCGGATTCACCTTCCCGTCGGCGATCCTGCTGGTGATTGCGTCGGCTGTGCTGTCAGCCAATCCGGACTGGCTCTTTGGAGGCTGGGTTCAGGGCTTGAAAGTGGCCGCCGTTGCCGTGGTGGCGCAGGCTGTGCTCGGCATGCAGCGCAAACTGGCGCCTGATCGGGGCCGCGCCAGCCTGATGGCGCTGGCAGCGGTGTTGGTGCTGTTGGTCCCCCTGGCCTGGGTGCAGCTTCTCGCCTTGCTGATCGGCGCGGTCACAGGGCTGACCCTGTTAACTCCACCCGACGATCGCGCCTTGGGCCATGAACTACTCAAGGTGCCCGTGCGCCGAAGCGTGTCCATTCTTCTGCTACTGGTGCTGGTTGGCCTGCTGATGGCCCTGCCCTGGCTCACAGCGGAAGCCCGACCGGTAGCGATCCAGCAAGTGGCTGGGTTTCTTCAAGCCGGATCTCTGGTGTTCGGTGGAGGGCATGTCGTGCTTCCTCTGCTCGAACAGTCTCTGGTTCCCCCTGGGTGGATCAGCCTTGATCAGTTTCTCGCCGGCTATGGAGCCGCTCAGGCTGTTCCTGGACCCATGTTCAGCTTTGCCGCCTTCCTCGGTTTTGATCTGCGCGGCGGGTTGCAGGGCCTCGGCGGCGCGCTCCTGGCGCTGATGGCCCTGTTTCTTCCAGCTTTTCTGCTGATCGGCGGCGTTCTGCCGTTCTGGAGCGACCTCGGCAAATTGCAAGCGATGCGACGCGCCTTGAAGGGCATCAATGCTGCAGTTGTGGGTGTGTTGCTGGCAGCTCTGTTTCAGCCGGTCTGGCTGGCCGGCATCAAGAGCAGTGCCGATTTCAGTTTGGCGTTGGTGGCCTTTCTGCTTCTGGTCGGTTGGAAGCAACCGGCCTGGCGGGTCGTTTTGGTCTGCGGCCTGGTTGGAGGCGTCGCCCTGTCGTCATGA